Proteins co-encoded in one Candidatus Hydrogenedentota bacterium genomic window:
- the thyX gene encoding FAD-dependent thymidylate synthase, whose protein sequence is MQFVEPKVFLVGETAVVEEGLRAYLEHVGAPSWTTDAPSGSERLCEVYGRLCYRSFEPGLNPNVTRVRKGNANYLGHVLEVGHGSVIEHAVLNFIFADVSRVFTHELVRHRAGTAISQESLRFVRLDKLSAYVPTHIRESEQGMELYARTIEQLEEAQQSLARIYAIDDEKKFDVKKKLTSAFRRIAPDGVATTIGWSCNFRALRHVIEMRTAPDAEEELRLVFGKVYETVKDRYPSLMGDYEVEIADGLPWVKTAHKKV, encoded by the coding sequence ATGCAGTTTGTTGAACCAAAGGTTTTTCTTGTTGGCGAAACGGCGGTTGTCGAAGAAGGCCTGAGGGCCTACCTCGAGCACGTCGGCGCACCAAGCTGGACGACGGATGCTCCGTCGGGTTCGGAACGGCTTTGCGAGGTGTACGGACGCCTCTGTTACCGATCTTTCGAGCCGGGCTTGAACCCAAACGTCACGCGCGTGCGAAAGGGGAACGCGAATTACCTTGGCCACGTGCTCGAGGTCGGGCACGGCAGCGTCATCGAGCACGCCGTGTTGAACTTCATTTTCGCGGACGTAAGCCGCGTGTTCACGCACGAACTGGTGCGGCACCGCGCGGGTACGGCGATCTCGCAGGAATCGCTCCGGTTCGTTCGGCTCGACAAGTTGTCGGCGTATGTGCCCACGCACATTCGCGAGAGCGAACAGGGGATGGAGTTGTACGCGAGGACCATCGAACAGCTCGAAGAAGCGCAGCAGTCCCTCGCGAGGATATACGCGATTGACGACGAGAAGAAGTTTGACGTAAAGAAGAAACTCACCTCCGCGTTCCGCCGCATTGCGCCGGACGGCGTGGCGACTACGATCGGCTGGTCGTGCAACTTTCGCGCACTGCGCCACGTGATCGAGATGCGCACCGCGCCGGACGCCGAAGAGGAACTGCGGCTCGTGTTTGGCAAGGTGTACGAAACGGTGAAGGACCGCTATCCGAGCCTTATGGGTGATTACGAGGTCGAAATCGCCGACGGCCTGCCCTGGGTCAAAACGGCGCACAAGAAGGTATAA
- a CDS encoding fused protease/ribonucleoside-triphosphate reductase, producing MLFNARERFTLSDKFIDQYRGKQPNWGPLGYVTFKRTYARVVPGDGGRTEEYWETVRRVVEGCYTIQWNHCRSLKLPWNTQKAQRSAQEMFNLMWEFRFLPPGRGLWMMGTDYIYERGSAALNNCAFVSTDEISFNFSEPFCFLMDMSLLGVGVAFDTKGAGSVVIHDPRPSDAAYIIEDSKEGWVELVRVVLESYAGRGKRPVNVDYSQIRPAGSPIRTFGGIAPGPAPLMDCIKNIDDVLRPRIGERISSGDITDLMNVIGKCVVSGGVRRTAELALGSADDGEYLQLKDPDKNHEKLMAWRWASNNSVTAAIGMDYQKVGEQTAKNGEPGYFWLENAKAFGRLKDGPNWIDAKVAGTNPCAEQSLESYEICNLVETFPSLHDNYEEYKRTLKYAYLYAKTVTLVPTHNERTNAIMLRNRRIGLSQSGIIQAFEKHGRRAHFEWCDEGYKYISQLDKIYAQWLCIPESIKKTSIKPSGTVSLLPGVTPGIHYPHSEFYYRTIRLDKTSPLVEAIRRAGYRIEDSVYGDNTLVVYFPVKSPDFERSKTDVSVWEQVENVAQMQYFWADNQVSATITFKPEEAKDIPKILELYEPRLKSISFLPLVEHNYPQAPYQEITEEMFVNAAARIRDLDFENLNTKETADLYCDGEKCEVVLPTIEPAVVPQEEFEFSFEKPNGGNGQQTRKEKEVETPVGV from the coding sequence ATGCTGTTCAACGCACGCGAGCGGTTCACGCTGTCGGACAAGTTCATCGATCAATACCGCGGCAAACAGCCCAACTGGGGGCCGCTCGGTTACGTCACCTTCAAACGCACGTACGCGCGTGTCGTGCCCGGCGACGGTGGCCGCACCGAGGAGTATTGGGAAACCGTCCGCCGCGTCGTCGAAGGCTGCTACACGATCCAATGGAACCATTGCCGCAGCCTGAAGCTCCCGTGGAACACCCAGAAAGCCCAGCGTTCGGCGCAGGAAATGTTCAACCTGATGTGGGAGTTCCGGTTTCTGCCTCCCGGACGCGGCCTGTGGATGATGGGTACGGACTACATCTACGAACGCGGGTCCGCCGCGCTCAACAATTGCGCGTTCGTCTCGACCGACGAAATCAGCTTCAACTTCTCGGAGCCGTTCTGTTTCCTGATGGACATGTCGCTGCTCGGCGTTGGCGTCGCGTTTGACACCAAAGGCGCGGGCTCCGTCGTCATTCACGATCCGCGCCCGTCCGACGCCGCGTATATCATCGAGGACTCGAAAGAAGGCTGGGTGGAACTGGTTCGCGTCGTTCTCGAATCGTACGCGGGCCGCGGCAAGAGGCCTGTGAATGTAGACTACTCGCAGATTCGTCCCGCGGGTTCGCCGATTCGCACGTTCGGCGGCATTGCTCCGGGTCCCGCGCCGTTAATGGATTGCATCAAGAATATCGACGACGTGTTGCGCCCGCGCATCGGCGAACGCATCTCCTCCGGAGACATTACCGACCTGATGAACGTGATCGGTAAATGCGTCGTGTCCGGCGGCGTGCGCCGCACGGCGGAACTTGCGCTCGGCAGCGCCGACGACGGCGAGTACCTTCAGTTGAAGGACCCCGACAAAAACCACGAGAAGCTCATGGCGTGGCGGTGGGCGTCGAACAACAGCGTCACCGCGGCCATCGGCATGGACTACCAAAAAGTCGGAGAACAGACCGCGAAAAACGGCGAGCCGGGGTACTTCTGGCTCGAAAACGCCAAGGCGTTCGGCCGGCTGAAAGACGGCCCCAACTGGATCGACGCGAAAGTCGCCGGCACGAACCCCTGCGCGGAGCAGAGCCTCGAATCCTACGAGATATGCAACCTCGTCGAGACGTTTCCGTCCCTGCACGATAACTACGAGGAATACAAGCGCACGCTCAAGTATGCGTACCTGTACGCGAAGACCGTCACGCTCGTCCCGACGCACAACGAACGCACCAACGCGATCATGCTGCGCAACCGCCGCATCGGCCTGTCGCAATCCGGAATCATCCAGGCGTTCGAGAAGCACGGGCGCCGCGCGCATTTCGAGTGGTGCGACGAGGGGTACAAATACATCAGTCAGCTCGACAAGATTTACGCGCAGTGGTTGTGCATCCCCGAGAGCATCAAGAAAACCAGCATCAAACCCAGCGGCACGGTGTCGTTGCTGCCCGGCGTTACGCCCGGCATTCACTATCCGCACTCCGAGTTCTACTACCGCACGATACGGCTCGATAAGACGAGCCCCCTGGTCGAGGCCATTCGGCGGGCGGGATATCGCATCGAGGACTCGGTCTACGGCGACAACACGCTCGTCGTCTACTTCCCCGTGAAATCGCCCGACTTCGAACGATCGAAAACCGACGTTTCCGTTTGGGAGCAGGTCGAGAACGTAGCGCAGATGCAGTACTTCTGGGCGGACAACCAGGTGAGCGCGACGATTACGTTCAAGCCGGAGGAAGCGAAAGACATTCCGAAGATACTCGAATTGTACGAGCCGCGCCTGAAATCGATCAGCTTCCTTCCGCTCGTCGAGCACAACTACCCGCAGGCGCCGTACCAGGAAATCACCGAGGAGATGTTCGTGAACGCCGCCGCGCGCATCCGCGATCTCGACTTCGAGAATCTCAATACGAAGGAGACGGCCGATCTGTATTGCGATGGCGAGAAATGCGAGGTGGTGCTGCCGACCATCGAGCCGGCCGTCGTTCCGCAGGAAGAATTCGAATTCTCGTTCGAGAAGCCGAACGGTGGAAACGGCCAGCAGACGCGCAAAGAAAAAGAAGTGGAGACGCCCGTCGGCGTGTAG
- a CDS encoding phosphoribosylglycinamide formyltransferase, with amino-acid sequence MPDNTPRTLSLAVLLSGSGSTLQNLIDRIADGSLDARIACVIASRADAFGMERARNHGIPAILVARKQFETAEAFSDAVWAEIRKHDVDLVVMAGFMCLIAIPDDFENRVLNVHPGLIPAFCGKGMYGHHVHEAVIAYGAKVSGCTVHFANAKYDEGPIIMQGTVPVLDDDTPDSLAERVQAKERELYPQAIQLIAEGRVTVEGRRVRIRAR; translated from the coding sequence ATGCCGGACAACACGCCACGTACTTTGTCGCTCGCCGTACTCCTCTCGGGCTCCGGATCGACCCTTCAAAACCTTATCGACCGCATCGCCGACGGTTCGCTCGACGCGCGCATCGCGTGCGTCATCGCGTCACGCGCGGACGCATTTGGCATGGAGCGCGCGCGCAACCACGGGATTCCCGCGATTCTCGTCGCGCGGAAGCAGTTCGAAACGGCGGAGGCGTTCAGCGACGCGGTGTGGGCCGAAATCCGCAAGCACGACGTGGACCTTGTTGTGATGGCCGGGTTCATGTGCCTGATCGCAATCCCGGACGATTTCGAGAACCGCGTGCTCAACGTTCACCCCGGGCTGATCCCTGCGTTCTGTGGCAAGGGCATGTACGGCCACCATGTTCACGAAGCCGTCATCGCGTACGGTGCGAAAGTCAGCGGGTGCACCGTACACTTCGCCAATGCGAAGTACGACGAGGGCCCCATCATCATGCAGGGAACGGTCCCGGTTCTCGACGACGATACCCCGGATTCCCTTGCCGAACGCGTGCAGGCGAAGGAACGCGAGCTTTATCCGCAGGCCATCCAACTCATTGCCGAGGGGCGAGTAACGGTGGAGGGCCGGCGCGTGCGCATTCGCGCCAGGTGA